The Aphanothece sacrum FPU1 genome includes the window AATTTGAATTTTTTGGACTAACCCAGATAATTAACTCACATCCAGATGGGAGATCTTTCGGGCCAACTTGACGAACTACCATCAAGCTACAATCTCTTATATCTAGTAATCCATTGAGACGAGAATCTTCATAATTAGATTCACGATAAGAAGAATCTACATCCAGATCACTATTAACTAAAAGTATAGCTCCATAACCATTTTTTCCGGCTTTCCAATCAGCTTTATGGGGGTTATTTTCTTCTACCACTCCATCTCGATCTGCATCTACATCTAAACAGATCTGCAAAACTGTAAAAGAAAGATTGTAGGTAGCGATAATACGATCTTCCCCATCAAGTAAACTAATATCAAGAGTGCGATCATTTAATTTTTCGCTATAAGTATTAGCTTGTAGAATTAAAGGAGCGGAAAGATCTTCAGGAGAAAGGGATTTTTTTTGAGGTAGAGGAATCTCTGAATTAGACTTTCTTAGGGTTAATTCTCCCGTCATCTTAAGTTCAACTAAAACAGTCGAAGCAGAAAGGAGAGATTTAAGTGAAAGATTAATCGGTTCTCCTGTTACTAAGACATCTTGATGAACATAACGATTAACACGAGAATTCGAGGGAATGGGCGAAATTTTTAGAGTTCTCATCAGGATTGTCCTAGAATTTGACTAATACTACAATATTTCTAACATCAAAATCGATCTGTTTAATTAATCAAAATCGTTGATACAGTGGTAGCGTATCATAAAATTTACACGATAGGAAAAAATAATTGAGTTAATTTTTTTTCAGCATATTTTGAGATAAAAAAACACTTTGCCAATAGCATAAGTGTTCAAGTCGTAGGGGCGGGTTTTTTACAGGAGTTATGATGCTCACCAAAAGTTCCATAAACCCGCCCTTTTTCCCTGATTATAACCAAGATGTTCCATAAACCCGTTCTTTTTCCCTGATTATAACCAAGATGTTCCATAAACCCGCCCGTCTTCTTAGTAAAACCCTTGCTTTTTATACGGGTTGCAAAGACTGAGCAAAAACAAAATCAGCTAAGGCACTTCCTGACAAAAAGCCATGATCTCCATCCCATTGAAAATGAACGCCTAAATAAACTCGACTTCTGGCATTTTCTAGGGCAGCAGCCGTAAAACTATTAAAGGTACGTTTAACCCCTTCCACACTCGGATCATCCGTATCTGCTGTAAAGGTCACATTATCAGTGCCAAAAAAGTTACGCATAATACCTGAATGGGCAGCCCCAAAAGTCGCATGACCAGAGACATAAGCGGGGAAAGGTGGACTAAACCGTTGTCCCTGTTGATTGACAGAAAGGGGTTGCCAGTTGGGATCAGCTTCGGTAAATAAATTCCCATCCGTATCAGCTAAACGAACGGCACTTTCTGGTCGCCACAAATCAATCTCAGAGGAATATTTCGCATCCCAAGCCACAATACCTGCATCGGCTAAAACGATACCCACCAAGGCGAATAAACGGGCAGTTTCAATGAGAGATAGGTTACGTTGTTGAGCAACAATTTGGGTAATACGGTAAAGATGACCAGGGGGTTTATAGGTTCCATCGATATCATTGGCCCAGAAAAAAGCAATTTGGGTTTGTTCGGGGGTACGCGCTTGAGATGTGGCAGATCCCAACCGTTTCACCTCATTCAACTGAGCCGCATATTCAGCACTGCGTAACATGACTGCCTTGTTAGGATAGTTACCAGGTAGGGGAGGACGAAATTGAGTAATATTAAAGCCTGGGGTAAAGGGGGTTACACATGGCCATTGAGGGGTTAGAGCATCGCCAGAACCCGTTGGTCGCCAGTCTCCTGGTTTATTCCCTGGTGTGTAGCGTGGCAAAGCTTGAGAACCATCTCCTGTGCGCAGAGCAACGACCAGATCTCCAATAGTACGTCCAAAAGTCTCACCTGTGGTAGTTCCTATTCCTTCTAAAGAAACCTGAAGGGCCGCATCAAAATCATTAAAACGTTGAGGATAGACTTTAAT containing:
- a CDS encoding vanadium-dependent haloperoxidase, which codes for MNVIIEWNNVLLEAIRKIGGAPCPIARAGAMMHIAMFDVINSYIPAFQPYLSGLPTPDPGISPEAAAAYAAHQVLIKVYPQRFNDFDAALQVSLEGIGTTTGETFGRTIGDLVVALRTGDGSQALPRYTPGNKPGDWRPTGSGDALTPQWPCVTPFTPGFNITQFRPPLPGNYPNKAVMLRSAEYAAQLNEVKRLGSATSQARTPEQTQIAFFWANDIDGTYKPPGHLYRITQIVAQQRNLSLIETARLFALVGIVLADAGIVAWDAKYSSEIDLWRPESAVRLADTDGNLFTEADPNWQPLSVNQQGQRFSPPFPAYVSGHATFGAAHSGIMRNFFGTDNVTFTADTDDPSVEGVKRTFNSFTAAALENARSRVYLGVHFQWDGDHGFLSGSALADFVFAQSLQPV